Genomic window (Drosophila sulfurigaster albostrigata strain 15112-1811.04 chromosome 2R, ASM2355843v2, whole genome shotgun sequence):
AACCGcttttctataaaaaaaatataatatttgtagcATATGTTAATTTGGCAAAAAAGTTCAATACTTTtttctaaatgaaaaacacGCAATTTGACACACATGCATTTAATCACATAGTCATTATATAGtacataataaattgcaattcttCATCAGTAGTTGGATTCCTTTCCTCTCTACAGTTCTTGTATGAGCAACTTTTTGTTGCCCATATTGTTGGTGTTATTATTACCGTGGGGCAGACGCAGCTCAGGCTGTGCCGAGGGCATCTGTGGATGGATCAAGAGTGGATGCTGTGAGTGCTGTGGATTCTTTTGTTCGGTTGTCTTGCTGCCCTTCAGTTGTCCACCCAAAGCTTCAGCGGCGCTAAGCATTTTACTCTTAACCACACGATTTGGTTTTACCAACTCGGCCAAATCGTATTCCTTGGCTGGTTTTGTGGGCTTTGCAATCGGTTTAACTTGTGCCTTGGGTTTTGGTTTCTCCACTGGCAGCTCCTCGATAATCATGCGTGTGGCATGAGCTGGAGCTAGTTCTCCTAGCTGAGCACGCAGCTGCCCAAGAGCCTTGAGAGCGTTGGCATTATTGGGATCAACATTCAGCACACGTTGATAGATGTCGTGGGACTGCAAAGATGGGATATTGATAAATCAAActatacaaatatgaaatatatatttccaaTCACCTCGCGACGTCTGCCATGAGCATAATTGGAATCGGCCAGACGAAGTAGAGCTTTCACATTGTCGGGTTCCAACTTCAAGCAGCCTTCACAATCATCTATAGCAGCCAGATAATTTTGTAGCTTTATATCTATCAAAAGAGAAGGAAATTGAAGAGTTGCTTATAAAGGACACTTGAAGCAAACTCACAGCACAAAGCGCGATTGTTATAGGAACGAGCTGCATGCTCTGGATCATAAACTATAGAGCGAGTGTATTCCTTAATAGCATTGTCATACTCCTTGACATTGAAGTACTCGTTTCCACGCAGTCGATGCCTGTATTTTATGATAATTATGACTAAGGGATTTATTGGGGATCATGTGTTACTCACTTCTCGCCGTATTGTTCACGCTCCAGATGACTCAGCTTCTTGAGTTGACACTGCAGTCGTTGCTCCTCAACCGACTGTTCACAGATGTTGGCAAGTTCCTCTTTAATCAGGGGTGCCATCTTTTTAACCTTAATTTGCGCCTGCTCTTTAGTGCGCTCCTCTTCCAAATCCATGCGTAGAATTTCCTCATCCGGATCATATTTATCCCATTTCCCATAATCCGTTGATTTGATACGCTGTTCATTCGTTTTCGCCGTTGACTTTTCATTTGCCTTTTGTGATGAATCTGATTTGGGTTTGGATTCATTATTCGGCTTGTCTACATCTATCTTGCAAGGTGTTCGCACAGGCGGCATGCCCTCGACATCGTCGTCATTCGTTTCCTCTTTCAGCTCGTTCAGTGCGCTGTCCTTTGTCTTTATGTCGTCATTCCAATCCTAtaagaatttataattattaattattctaaGAATCAACTCGCATATTCACATATATGGGTTTTAGCTCATTTTTATCCAATACACTGCTGTTGCGAATAGCTTCCTCGAAGCGAAACAATTTACTATCGGGTTTTAGTTCCTTTAGTTTTTCTTCGGCACATCGCATCAAGTCGGGAAAATAACCTTCTTCGCCGGAACGCAAAATCTTTAcgattttttccatttctcgCGCACTTTTGCATTCCTTTATGTAAGCAAAGTCTAAATGGTTTAatggtatattgtatttttgcaaaaggggtttttctttttccattttgaaatattaatttgctttgaaaaataataacaaatttattcaatGTTGGCACTCTCAGGTTTTTTGATGTGAATTGCTATGTTGTTATTGATCAAACAAATGACTTTGTTCCTTAACGAcgaaaaatacattaaaatcgTATGAAGTATTTACTTCTCTGATTTCATAAagtagaatttaatttaaaaacaatgtgTGACTtcgcatttttaaatttacatttaaaaaaagatgCAAAATACTCAAAATCCCCTAAAattggtatatcggtatattttcaaatggcAATGTGCGCATATCTATGTTTCTCCTCCTCACACTTGGAAACAGCCCTTCTGCAAATATCATACAAATTTAAACCAAAATCGATTATTCAACACTGACAGCAagccaacaataataaaaggcTGTTTTAGCAATTCATCCACATCGAGGTTCTATGGTGTAATGGTTAGCACTCTGGACTTTGAATCCAGCGATCCGAGTTCaaatctcggtagaacctgtATGaaagtacattttttttttaattttttacttcattttcaaatacgtAAAATAATCACACACAAGTAAGGCTTCCTTATTAAATTCCAATCTTACCGataataaagaaatgtttGACGATTGtcaaattttgttggtttttattgttgtggaCTTGTTTACTGTCAAATGTATTTAACTAAGACCTGGCCTGTCAGCACGGTTCTATGGTGTAATGGTTAGCACTCTGGACTTTGAATCCAGCGATCCGAGTTCaaatctcggtagaaccttgAGGAACActcattctttttttgtattttttaataaatataaattaattttaaaaactttggACCCACGACGTACATattctttactttattttataacaaaaattaaaaatgcaaaaaagtttACTTTCGCCCAACGTGGGGCTCGAACCCACGACCCTGAGATTAAGAGTCTCATGCTCTACCGACTGAGCTAGCCGGGCACTTGCTAGCGGAACGGCACAATGCCTATAAGTAAAGCAATATGGAACTAACCAAAGGCAAAACAAGCTAATATTGTTAATCgaatagaaagaaaaataatttcgagcaaaagcaaacaaaacggatattttttgttcagtaagatactttttaatttacatgtAGACAAGTTTATTAGGTGGTAacgaattttttttattataattatgagatatacaaagaaaaaaagtggatatatcttaaaattatttgaaacaaTCGTGgtcttttaaataataatttaattgtcaaACGAGTCAATCGTCCCCGTTGCCTTTATCTATCTCGGTGTAAATGACGCCCAAGCCTGCCAATATTTCCAAATCATCGTCGCAACTGCTAGAACCGGATGAATCTAAATCTACATCTAAGGACTTGGAATCGGTGTTCAGGgcattcaacaattttttcgGTGGACAATAATAAACATAGCAGCGACTATCAAAGCTGCAGCTGCCCGTGTAGTATTTGAAAAACTTGCGGGCTTTATGTTTACCAATAATGGGGCTCAATGTATGCTCTGAAAGCGTAAAGTTCGCAGTACTTTTGTTTGAAATAGTACTTTCACTATGACTGTTTTCAACCATATTCTGTGGCTCATACAGGAGCACACCTTTCTTCGATATCTTCAACTGTGGTCgcttggcagcagcagcaactgtttcATCACATCCTGTCGTCGTCGATGTAACCATGGTGCAGTCCGTATCAGCTGGTATATCATTTCGAGAGCTGTCTGGGCTACAGAGATCAATGCAGACATTCTTTTGTGGTTTAAGAGTACGTCCGCAAGCTGTGTCATTGCTAAGCGCCGTGgagttgcatgccacacttTGATTGTTAAACATCGATTGCTCCGGTAGCTGCGGCGATTCGGTTTCGGCAGCTGCTTGTggcttcaattttttttgctcctCCACATAAGTTTGCTCGGACAGCACCAAGGCTCGCTTGAACTCTTCGTCCAGTTCATCTTCATCTATTTCCTTCTggttttttttcgatttggcCACTTTCTTGGCTGTCTTAGTTGCTGGC
Coding sequences:
- the LOC133837411 gene encoding sperm-associated antigen 1; this translates as MEKEKPLLQKYNIPLNHLDFAYIKECKSAREMEKIVKILRSGEEGYFPDLMRCAEEKLKELKPDSKLFRFEEAIRNSSVLDKNELKPIYDWNDDIKTKDSALNELKEETNDDDVEGMPPVRTPCKIDVDKPNNESKPKSDSSQKANEKSTAKTNEQRIKSTDYGKWDKYDPDEEILRMDLEEERTKEQAQIKVKKMAPLIKEELANICEQSVEEQRLQCQLKKLSHLEREQYGEKHRLRGNEYFNVKEYDNAIKEYTRSIVYDPEHAARSYNNRALCYIKLQNYLAAIDDCEGCLKLEPDNVKALLRLADSNYAHGRRRESHDIYQRVLNVDPNNANALKALGQLRAQLGELAPAHATRMIIEELPVEKPKPKAQVKPIAKPTKPAKEYDLAELVKPNRVVKSKMLSAAEALGGQLKGSKTTEQKNPQHSQHPLLIHPQMPSAQPELRLPHGNNNTNNMGNKKLLIQEL